The DNA sequence TGGCATTGGAAAAATAACTATACTTTTCTTATTACTTCTAATTACATTTATTGCTCTATATTTAAAAGCTTTACTTACAAAAGTACAATACTTTGCAAACACAGATTCATTAACAAAATTACAAAATCGTAGATCAATGCAAAGAGAAATAACATCTTTAGTAAACATTAGTAAAAGATATAAACATGAACTTTCATTTTTACTAATTGATATTGATTATTTTAAGAGAATAAATGATAAATATGGTCATCAAACTGGAGATAAAGTTCTTATAGAAATAGCAAAGCTTTTTAAAAGAAATACAAGAAAATGTGATGTAGTTGCTAGATATGGAGGAGAAGAGTTTTTAATTGCCTTATCTAATACAAATCTAGAAAATGCCTATACTCTTGCAGAAAGAATAAGATTATATGCACAAAAAATAGAAATAGATAACTACAATATAAACTTCACAATAAGCATAGGATGTACAAAACTAAAAGAAGATGATAACTTTTTTTCTATTTTAAAAAGAGTTGATAAATTACTTTATAAAGCAAAAGAAAAAGGAAGAAACTATACAGAAAAAGAAGAAGAGAATTAAATATTCTCTAAAATCTTCTTTACAACTTCTTTTGGGTTTTCTGCTTTGTATATTGGTCGGCCTACAACTATAAAATCAACTAAATTTTCTTTTGAGAAAGAAATATCTGCAACTCTTTTTTGATCACCTGAATCTTCACCAAAAGGTCTTATTCCTGGACATAGAGTTATAAATTCATTTGATGTATTTTTTTTAATATCTAAACTCTCAAAAGCAGAACAGACTACACCATCTACACCCGAATTATATGTGTCAACTGCCATCTTTGTAGCTTTTGTTTCAATATTTTCATTGTAAATATCTTTAAACTCATCATTATCAAATGACGTTAAAGCAGTTACAGCTATAACTATTGGTTTATTTGGAATATCTTTTATTCTATCCATAACAGTTCTCATTGCTCTACTACCTGCACTTGCATGAACATTACACATATCTACAAGTCCAAATTTTGCAATTTCTTCAGCAGCATCTGCCATAGTATTTGGAATATCATAAAGTTTTAAATCTAAAAATATTTTAAAATTTGGATTTATAGCTTTTAAGTCTTCTAAAAAAGCTTTTCCATCTCTAATATAAGATCTAAAACCTACTTTTAACCATACATCAAAATCTTTTATTTCTTCTACTAAAGCAAGATTTTCTTTTGCACTAGGTAAATCTAAAGATACACAAAGTTTCATACTATTCATTTATTAAGCCTTGTTAACTTTGTCTAATAAACCATTTATAAATTTTGGAGCACCATCAGATGCAAGTCTTTTTGATAATTCAATAGCTTCATTAATAATAATTGGTTTATCTAAATCTTTAAATAAAATCTCATAAATCGCAAGTCTTAAAATTGATTTTTCAACACTTCCAATATCTTTGATTCCACCTTGATTTAAATGGCTAATAAGCTCTTCATCAATTTTTTCAATATTTTCTACTACACCATTAAATAAATCTAAAGCAAATTCTTTTTGTTTATTTCTGATTTTTTTATCTTCTAAGATCTCATCAACAAACTTTACAATACCTTCATTACCTAAATCATAAGCATACAACAGACCTATTACTGATTCTCTAGCTTGTGTTCTAGTTGCCAATCTATTTCTCCATCTCAGAGTATAAATCTAACATCTCAATGATTGTAGTCATTGCTTCAGCACCTTTATTCCCTACTTTTGAACCAGCTCTTTCAATTGATTGTTCGATTGTATCAGTAGTTAAGACACCATTTGAAACAGGTTTTCCATATTTTAAAGCTACAGTTGCAATACCTTTTGTAGCTTCTGCTGAGATATAATCAAAATGAGGTGTTGCACCACGAATAACTGCACCAACACAACATACAGCATCATACTTACCACTTGCTAAGGCTTTCTCTAAAGCAAAAGGAATTTCAAATGCGCCAGGAACAAGAATTAAATCTAAATTTTCTTCATTTCCACCATGTCTTTTAAATGCATCTTGTGCACCTTCAACTAATCTATCAGTAATAATATGGTTAAATCTACCATTAATTACAGCAATTTTTTCATTACCTTTTAGTCTTAAATTACCTTCAATAATATTCATTTATTTCTCCAAAAGAATAAGTAATTATAATAAATCACTTACTATTATTTATTTATATTTGGCGATTATATCTAAATAATGATTAGTTTACTAAATTGTGATATTTATAAAATAAGTTTAGAGTTTTTAATAAGTTTAAATAAAAGGACAAGATGTCCTTTTATATTATTTATAATTTAATACTTCTTGAATAGCCGAAATATCATCTACAGTTTTGTATAAATCATTTATTTGAAGCATATTTGGACCATCACTTAAAGCAATAGATGGATCAAAGTGTGTTTCAAAAAAGAATCCATCAACACCAACAGCAGCAGCAGCTTTTGCTAAAGATGGTACAATTGCACTATTTCCTCCTGTTGTTCCACCAGTACTTGGAACTTGTGCAGAGTGTGTTGCATCAAAAATAACAGGAGCATATTCTCTCATAGCAATTAAGTTTTTCATATCAACAACTAAAGCACCATATCCAAATGTATTTCCTCTTTCACAAAGCCATATACCATTGTCTTTTGAGTTTTGATAATTTACTTCATCAACACCTCTAGTCTTAAGTACTTTCTCAACTGGATGAACCATACTTCCTGAGGCTAAAAATTGACCTTTTTTTATATTTATTTTACAATCAGTTTTTGCAGCAGCAACAAGTAAGTCTGTTTGTCTACAAAGGAAAGCAGGTATTTGTAAAATATCCAAAACCTCAGCTGCAGGTGCAGCTTGATATGATTCATGAATATCAGTTACAAGCTTATATCCAAACTGCTCTTTTACTTCTTGAAAAAGTTTTAAACCTTCATCAAGACCTGGACCTCTATATGAACTCAGACTTGTTCTATTTGCTTTATCAAATGAAGCTTTAAAATAAAATTCAACTCTCTTATCTTCACTTAATGGTTTTAATTTTTCTGCAATTTTCATTACAGTATCTCTATCTTCAAGAACACATGGTCCTGTTAATATAATCATCTATCTTTCCTTAAAAAAATTGTTTTCTTCTCTTCACCTGTATATACATAATGAAATTCATATATATTTTCTGCAATAAATTCAATATCACTTTTTGCATTTTCATCACAAGCAAAAAGTATTTCATCGTTTTCTTTTAGTTCAATATCTAAAGAAGGAAGAAGCAATATCTCATCTTCTCTTTGAATAAGCAATGGTATTACATTATTCTTTTGTTCCCTATTATATAAAGAACGCGTAAATATTTCTAAATTAACCTCTTTTTCACTGTCTAAAGCTTTTATTATCTCTATTGCATGCTTTTCATCTAATTTTAGTTCGTACAATAAAGGATCTTCATTTATATTTTGAATTAAATCTTTTACTAATATAGATGCCCAATTATTATCTTCTTTACAAATAAGTCTAATAAACTTATCAGACAAAGGGCTTATTAAAGCATTTGTAGTTTTATTAATTAATATTCTTGATGGCATAAAAATATGATCTATTTTAGCATTTTCAAAAATAGAAAAATCTTCCATTTCATTTTCTCGTGCTATTGTCATAATATCTGGATTAAGTTTTTTTGCAGTTGCTAAAATTGAAAGATTTGTAGTATCATCATTTGTAGCAGATATAATTGCTACAGCATCTTCTATCCCTACACTTAAAAGTAAATCTTTATCATCTGCATTTCCATAAGTAATACTCATCATTTCATCAGCAGAAAAATTTCCTACCTTTGACCTATCCATTTCAACAAACTCTGCTTCTACATTATCTT is a window from the Arcobacter sp. LA11 genome containing:
- the pyrF gene encoding orotidine-5'-phosphate decarboxylase; the encoded protein is MKLCVSLDLPSAKENLALVEEIKDFDVWLKVGFRSYIRDGKAFLEDLKAINPNFKIFLDLKLYDIPNTMADAAEEIAKFGLVDMCNVHASAGSRAMRTVMDRIKDIPNKPIVIAVTALTSFDNDEFKDIYNENIETKATKMAVDTYNSGVDGVVCSAFESLDIKKNTSNEFITLCPGIRPFGEDSGDQKRVADISFSKENLVDFIVVGRPIYKAENPKEVVKKILENI
- the nusB gene encoding transcription antitermination factor NusB, whose protein sequence is MATRTQARESVIGLLYAYDLGNEGIVKFVDEILEDKKIRNKQKEFALDLFNGVVENIEKIDEELISHLNQGGIKDIGSVEKSILRLAIYEILFKDLDKPIIINEAIELSKRLASDGAPKFINGLLDKVNKA
- the ribH gene encoding 6,7-dimethyl-8-ribityllumazine synthase, which produces MNIIEGNLRLKGNEKIAVINGRFNHIITDRLVEGAQDAFKRHGGNEENLDLILVPGAFEIPFALEKALASGKYDAVCCVGAVIRGATPHFDYISAEATKGIATVALKYGKPVSNGVLTTDTIEQSIERAGSKVGNKGAEAMTTIIEMLDLYSEMEK
- the kdsA gene encoding 3-deoxy-8-phosphooctulonate synthase; translation: MIILTGPCVLEDRDTVMKIAEKLKPLSEDKRVEFYFKASFDKANRTSLSSYRGPGLDEGLKLFQEVKEQFGYKLVTDIHESYQAAPAAEVLDILQIPAFLCRQTDLLVAAAKTDCKINIKKGQFLASGSMVHPVEKVLKTRGVDEVNYQNSKDNGIWLCERGNTFGYGALVVDMKNLIAMREYAPVIFDATHSAQVPSTGGTTGGNSAIVPSLAKAAAAVGVDGFFFETHFDPSIALSDGPNMLQINDLYKTVDDISAIQEVLNYK